One part of the Arcanobacterium phocisimile genome encodes these proteins:
- the rpsB gene encoding 30S ribosomal protein S2, translating into MAVVTMRQLLEAGVHFGHQTRRWNPKMKRFILTERNGIYIIDLRKTVEDINATYDFVKETVAHGGNILFVGTKRQAQQPIRELAERVGMPYVNERWLGGMLTNFSTVASRIQRLKELELIDFDDVAGSKFTKKELLMMRREKEKLERTLGGIRDMGKVPSAIWIVDTNKEHLAVAEAKKLNIPVVAILDTNCDPDTVDYGIPGNDDAIRSIEILTNVVADAVAEGLLARGGGKNTEEEPMPEWEREMLASEKAEEETPEAPAAEAESAEEKTEA; encoded by the coding sequence ATGGCAGTCGTTACTATGCGCCAGCTGCTTGAAGCTGGTGTCCACTTTGGTCATCAGACCCGTCGTTGGAACCCAAAGATGAAGCGTTTCATCTTGACCGAACGCAACGGCATTTACATCATTGACCTCCGCAAGACCGTCGAGGACATCAACGCCACCTACGATTTCGTCAAGGAAACCGTTGCTCACGGTGGAAACATCCTTTTCGTTGGTACCAAGCGCCAGGCACAGCAGCCAATCCGCGAACTCGCTGAGCGCGTTGGTATGCCATACGTCAACGAGCGTTGGTTGGGCGGTATGCTTACCAACTTCTCCACCGTGGCTTCCCGTATCCAGCGTCTAAAGGAACTCGAACTTATCGATTTCGACGATGTCGCAGGCTCAAAGTTCACCAAGAAGGAACTTTTGATGATGCGCCGCGAGAAGGAAAAGCTTGAGCGTACCCTTGGTGGTATTCGCGATATGGGCAAGGTTCCTTCCGCAATCTGGATCGTTGACACCAACAAGGAGCACCTCGCGGTTGCTGAAGCTAAGAAGCTCAACATCCCAGTCGTTGCTATTCTTGACACCAACTGTGATCCAGACACCGTCGATTACGGCATCCCAGGAAACGATGACGCTATCCGCTCCATCGAAATCCTCACCAACGTTGTTGCTGACGCAGTAGCAGAGGGCTTGCTCGCACGTGGTGGCGGCAAGAACACTGAAGAAGAGCCAATGCCTGAATGGGAGCGCGAGATGCTCGCATCCGAGAAGGCTGAGGAAGAAACTCCAGAGGCTCCAGCTGCAGAAGCTGAGTCAGCTGAAGAAAAGACTGAAGCCTGA
- the tsf gene encoding translation elongation factor Ts: MANYTVADIKALREKTGAGMLDVKKALADAEGDTAKAEELLRLKGLKVAAKREGRTASAGLVLSKIVDSAEGQTGYILEANSETDFVAKNEKFIAFAEEILEAAVNSKSTSVEELLGVELADGTVKDRIDTFTGVIGEKLAISSLEVLSGAHVESYMHRTATDLPPQVAVLVATDEAGTKVAHDVAVHVAAMNPQYLNEEEIPADVIENERRIATEITVAEGKPEAAVAKIVEGRLKGFFKQIALVDQAFARDPKMSVGQVVEAAGGKVTGFKRVRVGEAAAAAAEAEAE, from the coding sequence ATGGCAAACTACACTGTTGCTGATATTAAGGCTCTTCGCGAGAAGACCGGCGCCGGCATGCTCGACGTAAAGAAGGCTTTGGCTGACGCTGAAGGCGATACCGCAAAGGCTGAAGAGCTGCTTCGCCTCAAGGGTCTCAAGGTTGCTGCAAAGCGCGAAGGCCGTACCGCAAGTGCAGGTCTCGTTCTTTCCAAGATCGTGGACTCCGCTGAAGGTCAGACCGGCTACATTCTCGAAGCTAACTCCGAGACCGACTTCGTTGCAAAGAACGAAAAGTTCATTGCTTTCGCTGAGGAAATCCTTGAAGCTGCTGTTAACTCCAAGTCCACCTCCGTTGAGGAACTTCTTGGCGTTGAACTAGCTGACGGCACCGTTAAGGACCGCATCGACACCTTCACCGGTGTTATCGGCGAAAAGCTTGCAATTAGCTCCCTCGAAGTTCTCTCCGGTGCTCACGTTGAGTCTTACATGCACCGCACTGCAACCGATCTTCCTCCACAGGTCGCTGTTCTCGTCGCTACCGACGAAGCAGGCACCAAGGTGGCTCACGATGTTGCAGTTCACGTTGCAGCTATGAACCCACAGTACTTGAACGAGGAAGAAATTCCAGCAGACGTTATCGAGAACGAGCGTCGCATTGCAACCGAAATCACCGTTGCTGAAGGCAAGCCTGAAGCAGCTGTGGCCAAGATTGTTGAAGGCCGTCTCAAGGGCTTCTTCAAGCAGATCGCTCTTGTTGATCAGGCATTCGCCCGTGATCCAAAGATGTCTGTTGGCCAGGTTGTTGAAGCTGCTGGCGGTAAGGTCACCGGTTTCAAGCGCGTTCGCGTTGGTGAAGCTGCTGCTGCAGCCGCCGAGGCTGAGGCTGAGTGA
- a CDS encoding electron transfer flavoprotein subunit beta/FixA family protein encodes MSVVVAYKYTTNPQDARVSDDGTVDWSRAKPAMSDYDPVAAQVGKELAAKLGTESIGISVGPAVIGSSMARKNAMSKGFSRGLILADDEATDLNPTQYAQLLSQLIARVDDATIVITGDASIDNGAAMTSAILGGYLGWPTFQQVEKIEPQGDGFVLTQQVPSGSRRVEVAGPVVVAVTSDAARVPAPSMKEILAAGKTPVEVVSMADVESAPAGVTITGHAKPAERERKRVIFAGPDAVNELVQALRTDGVLDGKEA; translated from the coding sequence ATGAGCGTGGTTGTTGCATACAAGTACACCACGAACCCGCAAGATGCTCGGGTGAGTGACGATGGAACAGTTGATTGGTCACGTGCAAAACCAGCAATGAGTGATTACGATCCGGTAGCGGCACAAGTCGGCAAGGAGCTCGCTGCGAAGCTCGGCACTGAATCTATCGGGATAAGCGTCGGGCCAGCTGTTATCGGCAGTTCGATGGCACGCAAGAACGCAATGTCTAAAGGCTTTAGCCGCGGATTGATTTTGGCTGATGATGAAGCCACCGATCTCAACCCAACCCAATACGCACAGTTGCTCTCCCAGCTCATTGCCCGAGTTGACGATGCCACCATTGTTATCACCGGCGATGCCTCTATCGATAATGGCGCCGCTATGACTTCCGCGATCCTCGGTGGTTACCTTGGTTGGCCAACCTTCCAGCAGGTGGAAAAGATTGAGCCACAAGGCGATGGATTTGTCCTTACCCAGCAGGTTCCCAGCGGTAGTCGTAGGGTGGAAGTTGCTGGCCCGGTTGTTGTAGCAGTAACCTCTGATGCGGCCCGCGTCCCAGCGCCGTCGATGAAAGAAATTCTCGCCGCCGGAAAGACGCCAGTTGAGGTTGTGTCGATGGCCGACGTCGAATCAGCACCTGCAGGTGTAACGATCACCGGTCATGCCAAGCCAGCTGAGCGTGAACGCAAGCGCGTCATTTTTGCTGGACCAGACGCTGTTAATGAACTCGTCCAAGCCCTGCGCACAGACGGCGTACTCGACGGAAAGGAAGCCTGA
- a CDS encoding electron transfer flavoprotein subunit alpha/FixB family protein → MATTWILSSTGEIADLVELGRQRADGITAVVVGDADVAGVDSAITIALDADMPVEALAPVVAQTVSAGADDVVLVADTPTDRVLGGAVAAKLNAPVLVGVRSLGEHTAEVSRFGAITLQTVHFDGPVVAVHAGGSAVEGEAVAPQSATGQPHAARVSSYDVSETPDIDIAHAQRVICAGRGFENKEDLQLAHDLADALGAELGVSRPLAEGYGWMPRESYIGVSGQIVAPELYIAIGISGQIHHTAGVTDSQTIVAINNDELATIFDFADYGIVGDLYAVLPELTAALAN, encoded by the coding sequence ATGGCAACCACTTGGATTCTTAGCTCCACTGGAGAAATCGCTGACCTGGTTGAACTTGGCCGTCAGCGCGCTGACGGCATCACAGCCGTCGTCGTTGGTGACGCAGACGTTGCGGGCGTAGATTCAGCGATCACTATTGCTCTCGACGCCGATATGCCGGTTGAAGCGTTAGCACCAGTTGTTGCGCAAACTGTTAGCGCAGGTGCCGACGACGTCGTGCTCGTTGCAGATACGCCAACAGATCGCGTTTTGGGTGGGGCAGTGGCTGCCAAGCTTAATGCGCCCGTCCTCGTTGGGGTGCGTTCCTTAGGCGAGCACACCGCCGAAGTTTCTCGATTCGGTGCTATCACCTTGCAAACAGTGCACTTCGACGGTCCAGTCGTTGCTGTTCACGCCGGCGGTTCAGCGGTCGAGGGTGAAGCAGTTGCGCCGCAAAGCGCTACCGGTCAGCCGCATGCTGCTCGAGTTTCTTCCTATGACGTCAGCGAAACCCCAGATATTGATATTGCACATGCTCAGCGTGTTATCTGCGCTGGTCGCGGTTTCGAAAACAAAGAAGATCTGCAGCTCGCTCACGATCTAGCAGACGCCTTGGGTGCCGAGCTCGGCGTATCGCGTCCATTGGCAGAAGGCTATGGTTGGATGCCGCGTGAAAGCTACATTGGCGTATCGGGTCAGATTGTTGCACCGGAACTTTATATCGCTATCGGTATTTCTGGCCAGATTCACCACACTGCTGGCGTGACTGATTCGCAAACAATCGTGGCAATCAACAACGACGAGCTCGCAACGATTTTCGATTTCGCTGATTACGGCATTGTTGGCGATCTTTATGCGGTCTTGCCAGAGCTCACTGCCGCACTAGCTAACTAG
- a CDS encoding FAD-dependent oxidoreductase, whose product MDIEYDFDVIVVGAGIAGLTTAYLLAKDGHEVLLAERGNEPGEKNLSGGVFYSRVMDEIFEGFSTQAPVERSITRNVLTLLNAESAVSVDYWDASLSEPTNAVTVLRARLDPWLAEQAEEAGVTLMSGVKVDELVKSESGAVCGIRAGEDVLHAKIVVLADGVNSFLARAAGLRAAPAPSHVGVGVKSVIRIGEDAVNQRFGVGGDDGAAYALVGDATRGVPGGAFLYTNKDSISLGIVVNVADLAKSGHDVVDLHDHFLAHPFIQPLIADGELLEYGTHMVAEGGQAMVGRLAFDGAVIVGDAAGFTINNGFAIRGMDLAAESGRCAAQAIHLALSTGDYSASALASYEENIAQSWLGKDMVTFKKAPELLANTPELYGQLGEYAANVLRGVYRMDQTPRTKIASLVVKKMKTSGLNVWKLVKIIRKIRGGL is encoded by the coding sequence ATGGATATCGAATACGATTTTGACGTTATCGTTGTGGGAGCTGGCATTGCCGGTTTAACGACCGCGTATTTGTTGGCAAAAGATGGCCATGAAGTATTGCTGGCCGAACGCGGTAATGAGCCGGGGGAGAAGAACCTTTCCGGCGGAGTTTTCTATTCGCGTGTGATGGATGAGATCTTCGAAGGATTCTCCACCCAAGCACCAGTTGAGCGTTCGATTACCCGCAACGTCTTGACCTTGCTGAACGCCGAGTCGGCTGTATCAGTGGACTATTGGGATGCCTCGCTTTCCGAGCCAACCAATGCGGTGACAGTATTGCGTGCGAGGCTTGATCCGTGGCTTGCCGAGCAAGCAGAAGAAGCCGGTGTGACGCTGATGAGCGGGGTCAAGGTCGATGAGCTTGTAAAGAGTGAGTCGGGTGCCGTGTGCGGGATTCGTGCCGGCGAAGATGTGTTGCATGCGAAGATCGTGGTTTTGGCAGATGGCGTGAATTCTTTCCTCGCCCGGGCTGCCGGGCTGCGTGCGGCGCCAGCACCATCTCACGTTGGGGTGGGCGTGAAGTCGGTTATTCGTATCGGTGAAGACGCAGTGAACCAGCGTTTCGGCGTCGGCGGCGACGACGGCGCGGCATATGCGCTCGTTGGCGATGCTACCCGCGGGGTACCAGGCGGCGCCTTCTTGTATACGAACAAGGATTCGATCAGTTTAGGTATCGTGGTCAACGTTGCTGACCTAGCAAAGTCCGGGCACGACGTCGTCGATCTCCACGATCATTTCCTGGCCCACCCGTTCATCCAGCCACTCATTGCAGACGGCGAGTTGCTCGAATACGGCACCCATATGGTTGCCGAAGGCGGGCAAGCAATGGTTGGGCGCCTCGCATTCGATGGCGCAGTGATTGTTGGCGATGCTGCCGGGTTCACGATCAACAACGGTTTCGCTATTCGTGGCATGGATTTGGCGGCGGAATCGGGACGTTGCGCTGCCCAAGCAATCCATTTGGCGTTGAGCACTGGCGATTATTCGGCATCGGCGTTGGCCTCATATGAAGAAAACATTGCCCAGTCCTGGCTAGGCAAAGACATGGTCACGTTCAAGAAAGCTCCAGAGCTACTTGCTAACACGCCAGAACTATACGGTCAGCTCGGCGAATACGCGGCTAATGTGTTGCGCGGGGTATATCGCATGGATCAAACTCCACGCACCAAGATCGCCTCGCTCGTTGTGAAGAAAATGAAGACGTCCGGATTGAACGTGTGGAAGCTCGTCAAGATTATCCGCAAGATTCGAGGAGGGCTGTGA
- a CDS encoding ferredoxin family protein, with the protein MAKSEFSLPPLNRRLAGNSYETDDGNSHIEVHQEALAASGFADTLIRICPAKVYSKNPDGTVAAEYAACLECGTCLAAAPAGTLSWHYPDSGMGISYREG; encoded by the coding sequence ATGGCTAAGAGTGAGTTCTCACTTCCACCACTTAATCGCCGACTAGCTGGTAATTCTTATGAAACCGACGACGGCAACTCGCATATCGAGGTTCATCAAGAAGCCCTCGCAGCCAGTGGTTTTGCCGATACGTTGATCCGTATCTGCCCGGCGAAGGTGTATTCGAAGAACCCTGATGGCACGGTTGCCGCCGAATACGCAGCCTGCCTCGAGTGCGGCACGTGTTTAGCAGCAGCTCCTGCGGGAACGTTGAGCTGGCATTATCCAGATTCCGGTATGGGTATCAGCTACCGCGAAGGCTGA
- a CDS encoding SdpI family protein: MTSGKLPPNETAGTRTSFALESDENWYFVQRLTGPPTKWLGYAQFLWVPAFVALEFTDNVGFLYATVAVQIFLFILLWIIYFRGIRRRKERLGAFALNTPHDQG; the protein is encoded by the coding sequence ATGACATCTGGAAAGCTTCCTCCCAACGAGACAGCGGGCACTAGAACATCATTTGCCCTAGAATCAGATGAAAACTGGTACTTTGTACAGCGTTTAACCGGACCACCAACAAAATGGTTGGGATACGCCCAGTTTTTATGGGTTCCAGCTTTCGTCGCCTTAGAGTTCACTGACAACGTTGGCTTTTTATATGCAACCGTAGCTGTGCAGATATTCCTCTTTATCCTGTTGTGGATTATTTACTTTAGGGGAATCAGACGCCGTAAAGAGCGCTTAGGCGCGTTTGCGCTCAATACGCCACATGACCAGGGCTGA
- a CDS encoding MFS transporter: MTAHEFTVPGSSRVYDRRQLLVVLLIPLMMALVQVSSVNNALPALTEALGSSPSEVQWVLSGYTLAIGVVLVPAGRLGDIFGRSSLFMIGLTIFTLASLAAGLAPTTLVLNILRVFQGIGAGVLSPQTTGLIVQYFEGKARTRAFALFGLAVAISVAIGPILSGLLIGWFGNDLGWRGGFAVNLPLGALGLILGARWLPFGKERRALGLDHATTGQPVVVRREKIDLDPVGSLLLVLTVLFIMLPFMSRTSPWVWGLLPLGILGGTVWVVWEKRYKARGRFPMMDLDLLKLPTYGLGTLTGSLFFMAGPAIMAIVAIYLQNGVGVSALSVGLLTLPNAISSGFGAMWSGRHSYVHGAAIQVLSTILIVVSSAALAFAVWEIENGASYWWAAIPLVLQGFAFGAFGAANQTLTMMDVPRTHGGIAGGFLQTGQRMATAISIAIVTGVFFAGQSLGSSGSNWLAGMLLALGVVVFLAALTTTSALVMWRIERKRA, translated from the coding sequence ATGACAGCACACGAATTCACGGTGCCCGGATCATCGCGAGTTTATGACCGACGGCAACTGCTCGTTGTACTCCTCATTCCGCTCATGATGGCCCTCGTGCAAGTAAGCTCAGTGAACAATGCACTACCAGCATTAACCGAAGCACTTGGTTCTTCCCCATCTGAAGTGCAATGGGTGCTCTCGGGATACACCCTGGCAATCGGTGTTGTTCTTGTCCCAGCCGGGCGATTAGGAGACATTTTCGGACGGTCATCATTGTTCATGATTGGCCTCACCATCTTCACACTTGCATCCCTTGCTGCTGGTCTGGCACCAACCACTCTTGTACTTAACATTTTGCGCGTCTTTCAGGGTATCGGTGCAGGCGTACTCTCCCCACAAACCACCGGCTTAATTGTGCAATATTTTGAAGGCAAAGCCCGGACCCGAGCATTTGCGTTATTCGGATTAGCCGTTGCTATCTCAGTAGCAATCGGCCCTATTCTTTCCGGATTGCTCATTGGCTGGTTCGGAAACGACCTCGGCTGGCGCGGTGGATTCGCAGTTAACCTCCCTTTGGGCGCTCTCGGACTCATTCTCGGCGCGCGCTGGCTCCCTTTCGGCAAAGAACGACGCGCTCTCGGCTTAGATCACGCAACTACCGGACAGCCCGTCGTTGTCCGTCGCGAAAAAATCGATCTTGACCCGGTCGGTTCATTACTGCTTGTGTTAACTGTTCTTTTCATCATGCTGCCGTTCATGTCCCGCACCTCGCCGTGGGTGTGGGGATTACTTCCGTTGGGAATTCTTGGAGGTACTGTATGGGTGGTGTGGGAGAAACGCTACAAAGCCCGCGGACGATTCCCGATGATGGATCTCGATCTCCTTAAACTACCAACATATGGCCTGGGAACGTTAACCGGTTCGCTATTCTTTATGGCCGGGCCAGCAATCATGGCAATCGTTGCTATCTATCTTCAAAACGGCGTGGGAGTCAGTGCCCTAAGTGTCGGACTTCTTACACTACCCAATGCGATCTCATCTGGTTTCGGCGCCATGTGGAGTGGTCGCCACTCCTATGTACACGGCGCAGCAATCCAGGTACTAAGTACGATCCTCATCGTTGTCAGCTCGGCAGCTTTGGCATTCGCAGTCTGGGAAATTGAAAATGGCGCAAGCTACTGGTGGGCTGCCATTCCCCTCGTCTTGCAGGGCTTCGCATTCGGCGCCTTCGGTGCAGCAAACCAAACTCTGACTATGATGGACGTGCCTCGCACACATGGCGGAATTGCTGGCGGCTTCTTACAAACCGGTCAGCGCATGGCAACCGCGATCAGCATCGCCATCGTCACTGGCGTGTTCTTTGCTGGTCAGTCGCTCGGCTCTAGCGGCTCAAACTGGCTCGCCGGAATGCTTCTGGCACTCGGCGTTGTCGTCTTCCTTGCCGCACTCACCACAACATCAGCCCTGGTCATGTGGCGTATTGAGCGCAAACGCGCCTAA